acagcaaaatcaagcaattaaaattactcacctttgttttccttgattaagaaagcccaaatctttcaagcttaaaagaagaatttgattttcacttactaaaagttttgtagagtttgatttgaaaatcaaagttgaagaaggaaaggagaaaaatgagagagacaaagaagaaaaggaaattggaaagcatacgtagataagaacaaatgaaagaggtggtatattggtgtggaaataggcaaattacaatttaatcctctttctttctaacttttcaatttagtccaaaatcattacttttcaattaaatcaatatgtaactaaataatttatttatctaccacataatataataaaatagatcatatataatcatgatgcaaatgacatgtttaatgacatgctaatgaatattaattattaataaaaagaagtaaataaatttggttgtgacaatTCCTACCCACTTAAAAAATTTCGTCCTCGAAATTAACTAATCGCCAACAGACATGCCAAATAAGCTCGGGTATTTATCCATCATATGCTTCtctacttcccaagttgcttcctTAGATGAATGTTGACTCCATTTCACCTTTACCATAGGAATTTccttgtttcttaattttctaaccTGTCGGTCTAATATCTGAATCGGTTCTTCAACATATGTGAGTTTCTCAGAAACTTCAATTTCTGGTATCTTGATGACATGGCTAGGATCAGATCGATATCGTCGAAGCATAGAAACATGGAAAACATTATGTACTTGAGCTAACTCTGGGGTAATGCAAGTCTATAGGCTAAAGGACCAACCCGCTCTAAAATCTCATACCGATATATTGAGGACTTAGTTTACCTTGTTTACCAAATCGAAGGATACCCCTCCATGGTGATACTCTCAAGAAAACCTTATCCCCAACTTCATACTCAATTTCCCTTCCGTATTTATCTGCATAGCTTTTCCACATCTATCTTGTGCGGCCTTGATACAGCAACTTGTATCTTGTCTCtgtttcttgaataatttcgGGACCTTCCAATTGTCTCAACCCTTCTACATCCCAACATATAGGGCTTCTACATTTTCTCCCATATAATGCCTCGTATGGTGGCATACcaatactagaatgaaaactattattataagcaaattccataAGTGGTACCTGTTCATCCCAATTTCCGCTATACTCTAATGCACAAGCCCGTAACATGTCTTCAAAAGTTTGAATAGTTCTCTCAGATTgcccatctgtttgaggatgaaaagcaGTACTGAAATGCAATTTAGTTCCCATTGCCACTTGTAAGCTCTTCCAGAAATGAGATGTAAACTGAGGATCACATGCGAAACAATGGAGATAGGTACACCATGCAACCTAACAATTTCTTTCACATACAAGTTGGCTAGCTTATCCAATGAATCATTCACATTGAATAGGTAAAAAGTCGCTGATTTTGTTAACCTATCAActattacccaaatagcatcatttCTCCTAAAAGTGCGAGGCAAACCAACAACAAAGTCCATAGTAAttctttcccatttccactcGGTGTATAATTAAAGACCGTAATTTACTGCAGGGTGATTGATGTTCTGCTTTCACTTGTTGACAAGTTAGGCATTTAGCTACATATTCTGTAACTTCCCTCTTCATGCCCCGACCACCAATAATGTGGCTTCAAATTGTTATACATTTTGTACTCCACGGGTGCATTGAATAAGGAGAATTGTGAGCCTCCCAAAAATCTTTTGTTTCAATGCGGCTACATTAGGTACATATACCCTGGTTTTCATAACCCACATTCCATCATCTCGCTCGATTAGTTCACTTGTCTTACCATCTTGCACCTTCTTCTGTAACTTCTTTAAGTATGCATCACTACCTTGTGCATGTTTGATCTCATCTAGTATCTGGGGACTAGTCTTCATTGTAGTCAATAATACCCCattctttatagaaaaatgCATATCCATAGCTCTTAGCGAAATTAAGGAACTCATCTGATATGAAATCATACCTGCAACCCTTTCCAAAGTCTTCCTACTAAGTGCATCTGCCgcaacatttgcttttcctgGGTGATAATCAATGgtacaatcataatccttcaatAATTCCATCCATCTTCGTTGCCTGAGGTTCAACTCTTTCTGTGTAGGTATGTACTTTAAGCTTTTGTGGTCAGTGAATATCCGAAATGTCTCTCCATAAAGATAATGTCTCCAAGTTTTCAAAGCATGTATAATTGCAGCCAATTCTAaatcatgtgtaggataatttCGTTCATGAGGTTTAAGTTGTCTAGAAGCATAAGCAATAACCCTTCCATTCTGCATCAATACACAACCCAAACCATTAAGTGAAGCATCTGTATAGACTACATATTCCCCTCCTTGTATAGGTAATGTAAGTATAGGTGCTGTAatcaatctatttttcaaCTCCTCAAAACTAGCTTGACATTTATCATTCCACTGAAAAGTCACTTGTTTCTTTAACAGATTAGTCAATGGCTTTGCTAAAATGGAGAAGTTCTTCATGAATCTTCTATAGTACCCAGCCAATCCTAGAAAACTACGAACTTCTGAAATATTTCTTGGTGATTCCCACTCCTGAATAGCCTTCACCTTAGATGGGTCCGGTTGAACACCTTGTGCGGATATAATATGCCCCAAAATGCAATGTTATTCATCCGAACTCACATTTACTAAACTTACCATATAACCTGTTTTCTCTCAAAGTTTGTAATATTGTTCTTAAATGATGTTCATGGTCTTCGAATTTCGGAGTATAtcgaatatcatcaatgaagactatcacaaattgatcaagatacggttgaaaaatattattcatcaaagacATGAATGCTGCGGTGCATTGgtcaaaccaaatggcataacAACAAACTCATAATGACCATATCGTGTCCGAAATGCCGTTTTAGGTATAGAAGTCTCTCTAACCTTTAATTGCCAATACCCGgatctcaaatcaattttggaGAATATGATTGCCCTCCGagttgatcaagcaaatcatcaatgcgaggtaaaggatatttgttcttgatagtaACTTGGTTCAACTTcctataatcaatgcaaaGTCTCATACTTCCAtccttttcttcacaaacaacACTTTGGAGCTCCCCACGGTGATATACTAGGTCGAATATAACCTTTCTCCAATAAATCCTCAAGTTGCTTTTTCAATTCCTGTAATTCACGCGGTGCCATTCTATAAGGTGCTATAGAAATAGGAGCAACTCCGGaatagtttcaatttcaaaatccacTTCTCGTTGAGGTGGCAATCCAGGTAATTCTTCTAGAAATACATCTGGGAATTCTTTGACTATTGGTACCTCTGAAACCCCTGGACTAACAATTCCAGTGTCTACCACATTCACAAGATAAGCATCACAcccaaatttcattaaatgaaaagCGATGGCAGTGAAATCAAACATGTAGGTACAATTTTCCACATCACCCGTgaacactatttttatttccccATCTATAACCATTTTTACTTCCTTCGTTAAACAGTCAACTATGACATGATTTCTAGAtaaccaatccattcccaaTATCACATTAAAATCTCGCAAATTGATCACAATTAGGTCTACTAACATATTTGTACCATAAATCATCACAGAACAAGCCCGAACTACGGTATTCACCATTATTACTCCTCCAGCAGGCATCGAAACACAAATATCATGTCCTAAAGATTCAATGGCACAATGCATTTTCAATGCAAAATCACatgaaatgaatgaacatgtagaTCCGGGGTCAACTAACACATATGCATCATGCCTACAAATAGGAATTATACCAGTTATTATCTCTGGAGAAGTAGTTGCTTCCTCCCTCGTAACAGCATACACTCTTGCCTGCGGTAAGGATTGGTTCGCATCTTCAATATGGACATATCTTGCATGCACTTCTACCTCCCCTACCTCTACCACGACCCGGTCGTTGTAGGTACTACATTATCCCCAACACTACTTTGTCCTCCTGAATGGTAGGTACTCGATGCTCCTCTACCTACCACACACTCATTGGCATAATGCCCAGGTTTCCCACATCGATAACAAACCTGCACTCTCGGTCCCCAACACTCTCCTGAATGGGTCCTTCCACAAGTGCCACAAACGGGTCTATATCCTCTACCGGTAAACCCGGAATTACCTCGCATGTTCAACGATCCACCACTTCTACCCAAAGTTATACTACTTGGCCCTCTAAACTGATAACTACCCCTTCCTCTAAAACCTCCCTCGCTGACCTCCGAGTCCTCCCCTAGGTGTAAATGAGGTACCTCTAGAGAAAGATGGAGTAAATGTCccaattatcttctttttctttgcttctaatatatttctttctaagaATAATTCTTACCGCTCTTGTTGCGACTTCCAATAAAGCAATAAAGGTAGGTGGTTGCACTGCCAACTTTTCACGAATCTCCAATCTCAAACCCCTCTCAAATCTATTTCTCTTGATTTCATCGGTTGCCACTTCCCTCCGGTGCATACCTAGATAACCTTGTAAATTGTAATTCATAGTCAAAGTAACAAACatctcattttgtttcaattcaaAGAATTCAAGTTTCTTCCTCTCTTGATATATTGGTGGCATATACTTCATCTTGAACTCCTTTAAGAATTCTTCCCATGTCATTGTCAATGGTTGTGTTTGGCTACTGAATTTGTCTCCCACCGATTTCTAGCATCCTTAAGAAATAATGAGGTTGCATACCTCACTTTCATTTGGGTTGTCGGTTGGGTATTAAATTGTGTAAACACACCTTTAACAGACTTTAGCCATTCCTCTGCTACAATTGGATCAGTTGTCCCCTCAAACTCTTTCCCGCCATGCTTTCTTAACTTTCCAAAGTTTGCATCCAATGCAGGTCGTTTAGTGGAGGTGGTGGTACGTTGTTGAGCTAATCTTCTTAACTCTTGACTATTTCTTTGAGCATACCCTTGACTTTTCCTtgtaatttcattttcatgcatcTGTTCTTGTTCAATATGATGTGCATGGGCGGCGAATGTGAACCCTCTGGGCCGGTGGAGTGCTCATCCATGCCTATATCATTAACAAACTTCACAACAATAAATGGTTGTGCataattactatatgcttgcatgTTATGCTCTTAATCCCCTCTATTCCCATCAATTCAATCACACAAGCATTTAACATATtggaacatattaaaaattccaaCTCACTTTAACATATCACAACACATACACACCTTCatataacataacataaacacaaatataagTACTCAAACTTATGTCCCAATGGTCTAATCCCGCTCGATACCAAAAACTAtaacaccccaactcaaacttcccattgaatagcaatatatatatatatataactttataaacataatttactacttagttacaatatacattcatacaatttaagtggcatgacatacttaatatatataagaaatatttatacgatagtttaattcacacaagtttccaaaatgccccaatgctttagataactcctcCGGCCCACCCCgataatattgactgatgcaaaaGAGCAATGCATGactaaggctatctacaactgcactaacctgaaaaaaaaattgctaaggaatgagctagcgactcaataagcatttaatttactaaactatagtatattagggtagaattatcaaatctttatcaatacggaaaattataccaacacttaactaacaatcacaaaatcaaccatttcagttattctcataaacatataatttcatctcacataatgcaaataatctcaaactcaaccaagtcaaataattcaattccacattatttctatcaaattaggatcggatgactcatccttacatttcctcacatttttaaatttcggtaaccacttgacaagactatccggctcggtcttgccatctcacatactcgggtagctatccgGCTCAGCTttccgatcacacaatatccatacaaaagtcatcaatccttaatcacaatcatttcacttcacaacacatcacaatcaattcacttcacaacacatcacaatcaattcactttataacaagccaaaaacataactaatatcaactcagtcaaccaagaaattatcaagtaatcaaacagcagtccctactcaatatacacaaagtttagtctattaaatacttaccggaagttataggataacaaagtaatcctattcttttctcttaccacttccttgcctttggatgaacctattcacatattcaatacaaatacaattcaatcacaaggcataaatatatatatatatatatttactatcaataaaatatcacatttcaacaaaataacatatattctagatattaatatgatgcatgagatgaatgacaacaaatcaacatatttgttgatgaaggcagcttgtaggtactggcttagaaattacaccaaaacttatgtacaattaataaaaatctcatattttccagaattacacttccatttttatagaaaccatagcagaaagaatcacctcaaaatcattggtatagaaatagttatggcattttctatacagctgctcaaatttccatctaaacagaacagaaaaaagtttcctattaaatgaccaatcaaacaaatgaattttctgatgaaactctccagatataaatttaacattctaaagtttctatagacactaattttactcaatttggacttctctagctcaagttgtgaaacacacaattagcaacaaatttctgaatcctaagcccgatttctgcttaaaacagtttcgggcaggccatattaagttcaacatatctcacgttatactcaaccaaaaattatgaaatttttcagacatatactacatatataaatgaacaactttcatgtttaactctctgcttggttaagcctctaaatgcctcaaaatgtcagcaaaaaaccaggtcacctgctgaaccaaaaacagagcagcagcaaaatcgaacctcataagttcctactcactcaacaatctgcaaaaccattttacagagatattcttgagacatatacctacaactttcatgtttgaaaattttcgagataaagcctctaaggtcacgaaatcataagtgaaaaatctgcccagaaatttcagcttcaagatcacaagtaaaagcatgtttactcttgattaaacaattccaaaacacataatcatcaacaatttcatatcattaaccctaatttacagcaaaatcaagcaattaaaattactcacctttgttttccttgattaagaaagcccaaatctttcaagcttaaaagaagaatttgattttcacttactaaaagttttgtagagtttgatttgaaaaatcaaagttgaagaaggaaaggagaaaaatgagagagacaaagaagaaaaggaaattggaaagcatacgtagataagaacaaatgaaagaggtggtatattggtgtggaaataggcaaattacaatttaatcctctttctttctaacttttcaatttagtccaaaatcattacttttcaattaaatcaatatgtaactaaataatttatttatctaccacataatataataaaatagatcatatataatcatgatgcaaatgacatgtttaatgacatgctaatgaatattaattattaataaaaagaagtaaataaatttggttgtgacagtatatgctcaaaggattaaatgcctaagatcacaaaaagaatcattcactaaaatccctacttcatagaataacgctcgcaaattctctaaatccaataaaaagataaataattaaagagatttgtttattatatatattttttccttcttctttttttttttttttttcaaaagaaatgaactagcagcttattagcgaccgctgcatacaactcgaataaacataaagaatatcaaatacaaattggatcaaagggagcatttaaaatatcaaaaagatttagtgaatttaccaacatagcaactagcattttaatcccacataaagttgaacaTATCAcataaagaaattccagcataagggtaaaggaaagataaatgtaaagaatggtataattgaagtgtataggtgtagattatgaagaaaaggttaaggctcaaaaactggctaactaatggaaacataaggtgataggcttttggtcaaatgtggggaatcctaaatcgcccaaatcatctcttggtattcacaatattcatgtaacttcaacacgcattacaaagcaagttctagaagcaaagttaagtacaatgcacactcaaataagaaatataaagagcataagtataatgaatgctcaactggctcaaaatctcactttcaggtgtggtattaggtgcagttggttcgcaacatcattaattgaattattactTAAGagacacatgcatatgatattatcaacgttctaagttaaaattcgacaattcgaaaaaacaattaaataacaccggtttaacccggcagggttgatgtgtaaaacaccataaattgttttctaaggacaatgaacaataaagaaaagtaactacaattctataaatcaagtcatcaatcagctcaaaaatagcatactcaagtgcataaaaacacagtgtcctaacatcccctaaaaatacacaacacctagccatagcaatttcagatatattaaaaatccatatgagagattaaggtttacccataagcaccccacacttgaagaacacatcctcggtgtaaaatgttatggataccccgcatggaatgctcaactcgagagaacaaaggcaatacaatccaagtgcatgacatgtatgaaaaataaagtaaataaatgcggaaaaataaaagatctaggggactcactgatcatccatcgaggttgatgttgtggaaattcgaTTGCCTCcctcggtagaatctgaaaataataaaataaagaaataaaattaaaactgaaaatatgaaaactaaaactaataaaatgtttcaaaataaaaggttaaaatattaaagattaaagataaagtttggggtgcctcccaaaagcgcttcttttttatgtgatgagtcttcttagctggactcatggtgaaaggcaaatgggcgtgatcgacgaccatccatccttcttccaagcaaatatcttcaagtatccgcttagagggataatcgtcaatttcctcttccgaCTATCAAACAAGTCGCcaatatgatgggcaagactcgctcctcgtataattggatgtagtcatgatgctctaggggctcttccaatttgaaagtcGGAGTTTTAAccattggaaggatcgatggttgggcaatctcttcagggagtgtcgatggttttcttagGTCCccggcttggttcacttgctaggagaaactcgagctcctccaagacttcttcattggacaactcgtgctcatcttccatcatcgaggggacttgtggaaaatctaccaacaattcctctaatcgcaactcagcatcatcaactgtacattcctgttgatagtctttcagagggatcatgtttgcctcttccttttctggttctatctccatgttcaaagagtcatcctgcacataagcatcatcgtcaaacataatagataaaccagaaaaattctcacctgaatgcaaagtgatggcgctcaaatgctccCTCGGATTCGAtggcgtttgatggagtttccaATTGCTCTGCCGCTAATGGcgaaagatcaagcctacttgatgctctatgttcttaatcgaggcttgttgatcttcaagtatcctctctgtttgttggaatctgtcatcaagacttgtaatgaacctcatcatcagctcctccgacactaactcttcatcttgagttgaaggtgcaatgtaacacccccatcatatgttaaccaataaacattagccaggaagcatacaagcgtcgtagaatatatactacaggtagataggtcaatatgtaggttgttaagaatccagacacaaggttattaacatataaacatatgattatacttaaacatcatttaacaagtattacaaacatcttcttatgccttataaggcatacttccatatatatcacataaccgcatacaaaaatgcatcgggaggagacttcacaaaactggcccaacttgacaggctgctaaaagctagacttcgcatacaaccaacggatgcactactatttacaaacctgaaaagaaaaattttggagaggggtgagcctccatttcggtaaataaataatcaacataatctatatcacatacacttaatacaatttccacccaatcacataactttccatgatattcatagtttaggtataaagtcataccattctactcaattcattacaaccatcatagaagaaatacaattcaacacttatggttagttctcacggcttgtggatcccctttaatgtgctgctccgcctcatcctcacatatcacacacgtaagctgctccgcctcatctcacattatacacttttatagcctctctaggctttagcctcccaaggctttatgtatatatcttttttttttcataggggaatccaccattcacatgcacatatgcacttaacatcacaattcaatcatttcacttatatcatatttcagcaataacaattgttccactcaacaccaatcatttccatctcagtcattcaaacataaacaatattaagcaaacgcaaccatttgcggaacatttgattaaatatatgaatatagcaaatataaactatttacttactcaaaatatacttattcctttagcatataagaacctcctttctccacaacttcctttccaggcctttgagtacctgtcaacacattcatcaattcacatttcatgcatattacaaatattcatgtaaatgcgagttctaatgcattacaagatcatcccctctctaattcataggtctaactcttcctctaagactctcaattactgttttaatatcctataaacatttcccatctagttaaataccaatttaactcaaattaacatcaataaattgcataaaactaatctccaacatttctgttttctagacagaatttagtaccaaggtatatttattcctgggcaaaattggcttaatacaaaactctcatattaaatagacatatccatttatgcgtctagtttcatctccaagaagaattactcaattccgacttctatagatttaattattttcaaattactgagcaagggtcatacagctagttgtacccgagcagcaatctgtttgctcaatttaagcaaccaaaacggaacaaatagcaaaatcacaaaactacaaagttatagaggactctctaaactttccatagacaccaattaagcttaatttggacttatataacccatgttatgcctaaaatacagaacatcaaggttgctggaattttgacagttttctatcttaacatacttaaacttaaatcaagcttaatctttatgcaatcattcaatactctactaattcatgataatcagacctttaattaatcaatgagagcatcaaatgaagtttttccaatttgtaatcaagaaccctaatgacaaattaataacactcaagtaacaacttaccaatttcagcttttgggttgctaatatgcttaaatcctttagctttagcttggctccttcaatagttggcaaaatcctatcttaatcttaagtttttctaggtattccactcctctctcttattccaaattttgtgtttttggccatgtacgaattttagagaaatgaagaggtaaaatgagcttactcatggttccaatttccaatattcctctcttaatgccaccacctactaaactatttttatcaccctaaatcaattcttactaaccatatataggtactaacttttaattgtatctcttaagtccaatctatttacccaaccttcaactattggttcaattaagtcttaaggcttaatacacataacccaagtacttaatcaacttatctaaattaataatctaatatcatgcttcttattctctacttataattaatatatatatgttctcataaaataaaaatatcattgatataccatcatatgcctaatgattaaatgtaaatgcacataacatggatgatgagaaaatgcgagttacaactctcccttccttaagaaatttcgtcccgaaattttaacaactcaccaacattacaatggaatagatgcggatacttcacatctcatatgctcttctacttcctaagttgcttctcttggtgaatgatgactccacttaattttgaccataggaatgtctttatttctcaatttcttaacccttcgatcaagaatttctatc
The Ricinus communis isolate WT05 ecotype wild-type chromosome 1, ASM1957865v1, whole genome shotgun sequence DNA segment above includes these coding regions:
- the LOC125369916 gene encoding uncharacterized protein LOC125369916, which gives rise to MAPRELQELKKQLEDLLEKGVQPDPSKVKAIQEWESPRNISEVRSFLGLAGYYRRFMKNFSILAKPLTNLLKKQVTFQWNDKCQASFEELKNRLITAPILTLPIQGGEYVVYTDASLNGLGCVLMQNGRVIAYASRQLKPHERNYPTHDLELAAIIHALKTWRHYLYGETFRIFTDHKSLKYIPTQKELNLRQRRWMELLKDYDCTIDYHPGKANVAADALSRKTLERVAGMISYQMSSLISLRAMDMHFSIKNGVLLTTMKTSPQILDEIKHAQGSDAYLKKLQKKVQDGKTSELIERDDGMWVMKTRFTSHFWKSLQVAMGTKLHFSTAFHPQTDGQSERTIQTFEDMLRACALEYSGNWDEQVPLMEFAYNNSFHSSIGMPPYEALYGRKCRSPICWDVEGLRQLEGPEIIQETETRYKLLYQGRTR